A portion of the Pseudarthrobacter sp. L1SW genome contains these proteins:
- a CDS encoding MFS transporter, protein MPATKPAARQSANRGLVLGLRQNLAQFMLLVAVNALVGGTLGQERTVLPLLADEVFGLDHYTSALTYILAFGVAKAATNYFAGTLSDRYGRKPVLVAGWLVALPVPLLLIFGNSWALIVAANVILGVSQGLTWSTTVMMKMDLVGPERRGLAMGLNEAAGYLGVAGTALATGYIASSFGLRPGPFLLGAAFIAIGLGLSVLAVRETHHHVKAEAANHKSAHAGTHGGLSSREVFSLTSFRDKSLSSVSQAGMVNNLNDGLAWGLFPVLFVTSGGLSLEHVGILAAVYPAVWGAGQMVTGLLSDRIGRKPLIAGGMLVQAAALAMVAVGQDFAIWLAAVVLLGAGTAMVYPTLLAAIGDVAHPLWRARSIGIYRLWRDAGFAVGALLSGILADAYGIPAAVAAVAVITAASGVMVAVRMRGADHRRHEL, encoded by the coding sequence ATGCCTGCCACCAAGCCCGCAGCCCGGCAATCCGCCAACCGTGGCCTTGTGCTGGGCCTGCGCCAAAACCTGGCGCAGTTCATGCTGCTGGTGGCCGTCAACGCACTGGTGGGCGGCACCCTTGGCCAGGAACGAACCGTGTTGCCGCTCCTGGCCGACGAAGTGTTCGGGCTGGACCATTACACGAGTGCGCTGACGTACATCCTGGCGTTCGGCGTAGCCAAGGCTGCCACCAACTACTTCGCCGGGACCCTCTCCGACCGCTACGGCCGCAAACCGGTGCTCGTCGCAGGCTGGCTTGTTGCCCTGCCGGTCCCGCTGCTCCTGATTTTCGGAAATTCCTGGGCACTGATCGTTGCGGCCAATGTGATCCTGGGGGTCAGCCAGGGCCTCACCTGGTCCACCACGGTCATGATGAAGATGGACCTGGTGGGCCCGGAGCGCCGCGGGCTGGCAATGGGACTCAATGAAGCGGCCGGCTACCTTGGGGTTGCCGGGACTGCCCTTGCCACCGGCTACATCGCTTCCTCCTTCGGCCTGCGCCCGGGGCCGTTCCTGCTGGGTGCGGCTTTCATCGCCATCGGCCTTGGACTGTCCGTGCTGGCTGTCCGCGAGACCCACCACCATGTCAAGGCAGAGGCCGCGAACCATAAATCCGCCCACGCCGGAACCCATGGCGGCCTCAGTTCCCGGGAGGTCTTCTCGCTGACCAGCTTCCGGGACAAGTCGCTGTCATCCGTCAGCCAGGCGGGCATGGTGAACAACCTCAACGACGGACTGGCATGGGGCCTGTTCCCCGTCCTCTTTGTGACGTCAGGAGGGCTGAGCCTGGAACACGTCGGCATCCTCGCCGCCGTATACCCCGCCGTCTGGGGCGCCGGTCAGATGGTCACGGGACTGCTCTCGGACCGGATCGGCCGCAAACCCCTCATCGCAGGCGGCATGCTGGTCCAGGCCGCCGCACTGGCGATGGTCGCCGTCGGACAGGACTTCGCAATCTGGCTCGCCGCCGTCGTCCTGCTGGGCGCGGGCACCGCAATGGTGTATCCCACGCTGCTGGCCGCCATCGGCGACGTTGCCCATCCCCTGTGGCGGGCGCGGTCCATCGGCATTTACCGGCTGTGGCGCGATGCCGGCTTCGCCGTTGGGGCACTGCTCTCAGGCATCCTGGCCGACGCCTACGGCATACCCGCGGCGGTGGCGGCCGTGGCCGTCATCACCGCAGCATCAGGGGTAATGGTGGCCGTGCGGATGCGCGGCGCCGACCACCGGCGGCACGAGCTATAG
- a CDS encoding helix-turn-helix transcriptional regulator, with protein MNPVQTLEPAVDPSCCVPSAKPVLSTEEAHRKALVFKALADPNRLRLLSIVKAEESGESCVCDLTEPLDLGQPTVSHHLKILVEAGILHREKRGTWAYYSLVPGALDDVAGILSAL; from the coding sequence ATGAACCCCGTGCAGACTCTTGAGCCCGCCGTCGACCCTTCCTGCTGCGTTCCGTCGGCGAAGCCCGTGCTCAGCACGGAAGAGGCACACCGGAAAGCGCTCGTCTTCAAGGCTTTGGCTGATCCCAACCGCCTGCGCCTGCTGTCCATCGTCAAGGCGGAGGAGTCCGGGGAGTCCTGCGTCTGCGACCTGACGGAGCCCCTGGACCTTGGCCAGCCGACTGTCTCGCACCACCTGAAGATCCTGGTGGAAGCCGGGATCCTGCACCGCGAAAAGCGTGGCACGTGGGCCTACTACTCCCTGGTGCCGGGCGCGCTGGACGACGTCGCCGGGATCCTTTCGGCGCTATAG
- the trxB gene encoding thioredoxin-disulfide reductase encodes MSETVNTAATTEQLIIIGSGPAGYTAAIYAARAGLKPLVLAGSVTAGGALMNTTEVENFPGFPGGIQGPELMDGLQEQAEKFGAQVVFDDVTKVSLAGHLKRVVTGGGDVHEAPAVILATGSAYKELGLPEEKKFSGHGVSWCATCDGFFFREQDIIVVGGGDSAMEEAMFLTRFGKSVTVVVRKDELRASRIMAQRAKDNPKISFAWNSAVTAIHGDTKVTGVTLTDTRTGETRQHAATGIFIAIGHVPRTELVAGQVDLDDEGYIKVDSPTTVTNLSGVFACGDAVDHRYRQAITAAGTGCAAALDAERYLAALEDADSIATALVEEPTHA; translated from the coding sequence GTGAGCGAGACCGTGAACACAGCAGCCACCACAGAACAGTTGATCATCATCGGTTCCGGCCCCGCCGGCTACACCGCGGCTATCTACGCCGCACGTGCGGGGCTCAAGCCCCTGGTCCTGGCCGGCTCGGTCACCGCCGGCGGCGCCCTGATGAACACCACCGAGGTGGAGAACTTCCCCGGTTTCCCGGGCGGCATCCAGGGCCCGGAGCTCATGGACGGGCTGCAGGAACAGGCGGAGAAGTTCGGCGCGCAGGTGGTGTTCGACGACGTCACGAAGGTCTCGCTGGCGGGCCACCTGAAGCGTGTGGTCACCGGCGGCGGCGACGTGCACGAGGCACCCGCCGTCATCCTCGCCACCGGCTCCGCCTACAAGGAGCTCGGCCTGCCGGAGGAGAAGAAGTTCAGCGGCCACGGCGTCTCCTGGTGCGCCACCTGCGACGGGTTCTTCTTCCGCGAGCAGGACATCATTGTTGTCGGCGGCGGCGACTCGGCGATGGAGGAAGCAATGTTCCTGACCCGCTTCGGAAAGTCCGTCACCGTCGTCGTGCGCAAGGACGAGCTCCGCGCCTCCCGCATCATGGCGCAGCGGGCCAAAGACAACCCCAAAATCAGCTTCGCCTGGAACTCCGCCGTCACGGCCATCCACGGCGATACCAAGGTCACGGGCGTCACGCTGACTGACACCCGCACTGGGGAAACCCGCCAGCACGCTGCCACCGGTATCTTCATCGCCATCGGCCACGTCCCGCGCACGGAGCTCGTGGCCGGGCAGGTGGACCTGGACGACGAGGGGTACATCAAGGTGGACTCCCCCACCACGGTCACCAACCTCTCCGGCGTCTTCGCCTGCGGGGACGCCGTGGACCACCGCTACCGGCAGGCGATCACCGCCGCCGGCACCGGCTGCGCGGCCGCCCTCGACGCGGAACGCTACCTGGCCGCCCTCGAGGACGCGGACAGCATTGCCACCGCCCTGGTGGAAGAGCCAACCCACGCCTGA
- the arsB gene encoding ACR3 family arsenite efflux transporter — protein MAVGLLLGNLVPGLNTALEAVQVGEVSLPIAVGLLVMMYPVLAKVRYDQAGRVLADRKLLVSSLVINWLLAPAFMFVLAWIFLADLPEYRTGLIIVGLARCIAMVMIWNDLACGDRESAAVLVAINSVFQVVAFGALGWFYLQLLPSWLGLPTTSADFSFWAIMLSVLIFLGVPLLAGFLTRTLGERAKGRDWYEGTFLPKLGPWALYGLLFTITLLFALQGSTITARPLDVARIALPLLVYFVVVFGSGMLLGKWLDLGYAKTTTLAFTAAGNNFELAIAVAIGTFGVTSGQALAGVVGPLIEVPALVALVYAALWARKRFFSPATATV, from the coding sequence ATGGCGGTGGGCCTGCTGCTCGGCAACCTGGTCCCCGGCCTCAACACGGCGCTGGAAGCGGTCCAGGTGGGCGAAGTGTCCCTGCCCATCGCCGTCGGCCTGCTGGTCATGATGTACCCGGTGCTCGCCAAGGTCCGTTACGACCAAGCCGGCCGCGTGCTTGCCGACAGGAAACTGCTGGTCTCCTCGCTGGTGATCAACTGGCTGCTGGCCCCGGCGTTCATGTTCGTCCTGGCCTGGATTTTCCTGGCGGACCTTCCCGAGTACCGGACCGGCCTGATCATCGTGGGGCTGGCCCGGTGCATCGCCATGGTGATGATCTGGAACGACCTCGCCTGCGGGGACCGTGAATCCGCTGCCGTCCTGGTGGCCATCAACTCCGTCTTCCAGGTAGTTGCCTTCGGCGCGCTGGGCTGGTTTTACCTGCAGCTCCTGCCGTCCTGGCTGGGCCTTCCCACCACCAGCGCGGACTTCTCCTTCTGGGCCATTATGCTCTCGGTGTTGATCTTCCTGGGCGTCCCGCTGCTGGCCGGCTTCCTCACCCGCACCCTCGGCGAACGGGCCAAGGGCCGTGACTGGTACGAAGGCACCTTCCTCCCCAAACTCGGCCCGTGGGCTCTCTACGGCCTGCTGTTCACCATCACGCTCCTGTTCGCCCTGCAGGGCAGCACCATCACGGCCCGCCCGCTGGACGTGGCACGCATCGCGCTTCCGCTGCTGGTCTACTTCGTGGTGGTCTTCGGTTCGGGCATGCTGCTCGGCAAATGGCTGGACCTTGGCTACGCCAAGACCACCACGCTGGCTTTCACTGCGGCGGGCAATAACTTCGAACTGGCCATCGCTGTGGCGATTGGCACCTTCGGCGTGACGTCCGGCCAAGCCCTTGCCGGCGTCGTCGGCCCCTTGATTGAAGTGCCCGCACTTGTTGCACTGGTGTATGCGGCCCTCTGGGCCCGCAAGCGCTTCTTCAGCCCCGCCACCGCTACCGTCTGA
- a CDS encoding arsenate reductase ArsC codes for MSTETAKKPSVLFVCVHNAGRSQMAAAFLTSLSKGSIEVRSAGSQPADKINPSAVEAMAEVGIDMSAEVPKVLTTEAVKESDVVITMGCGDECPYFPGKRYEDWVLEDPAGKGVESVRPIRDEIRGRIEELIASLAPAAK; via the coding sequence ATGAGCACCGAAACCGCCAAGAAACCGTCCGTCCTGTTCGTCTGCGTCCACAACGCCGGCCGCTCCCAGATGGCGGCCGCCTTCCTCACCAGCCTTTCCAAGGGTTCCATCGAGGTGCGGTCCGCAGGGTCCCAGCCCGCGGACAAGATCAACCCGTCCGCCGTGGAGGCCATGGCAGAGGTGGGCATCGACATGTCCGCCGAGGTCCCCAAGGTCCTGACCACCGAAGCCGTGAAGGAATCCGACGTCGTCATCACCATGGGCTGCGGCGATGAATGCCCTTATTTCCCCGGCAAGCGGTACGAGGACTGGGTCCTGGAAGACCCCGCGGGCAAGGGCGTGGAATCCGTCCGACCCATCCGGGACGAGATCAGGGGCCGGATCGAGGAACTGATCGCGTCCCTGGCCCCCGCCGCCAAGTAG
- a CDS encoding rhodanese-like domain-containing protein translates to MLIERIYDEDLAQASYLIGCQAKGEAIVVDGRRDIAVYQDLAAKNGMKIVAVTETHIHADYLSGTRELAAATGAKIYVSGEGGPDWQYGFDGERLYDGDAITLGNITIKAVHTPGHTPEHLSFLVTDGAFSDQPGYLLSGDFVFSGDLGRPDLLDEAAGGIDTRFEGAKQLFASLRDKFLTLPDYVQVHPAHGAGSACGKALGAIPSSTVGYERLYSWWGPYLAANDEQGFINELLDGQPDAHAYFGRMKRENREGPAVMGERAPLAELATATVAAGLAEDTLTFIDTRPNSEVHEGTVARSLNVPAGKSVASYGAWVVNPETDKNPLVLLAPDQEQAQDMWDHLVRVGIDNVAGYVTSIEGLPASTPRLIQPGELADFHAAMVLDVRNRTEHTAGHIPGSHQLSGGRVMWHLDELPAEGTIVTYCQSGVRNSVAASALRRGGYDVVELDGSYAGWSAWQQQQRTAVPAN, encoded by the coding sequence ATGCTTATCGAGCGCATTTACGACGAAGACCTCGCCCAGGCCAGCTACCTGATCGGCTGCCAGGCCAAGGGTGAAGCCATCGTGGTGGACGGCCGCCGCGACATCGCGGTGTACCAGGACCTCGCCGCCAAAAACGGCATGAAGATCGTGGCCGTCACCGAAACCCACATCCACGCCGACTACCTGTCCGGAACCCGGGAACTTGCTGCCGCCACCGGCGCCAAGATCTACGTGTCCGGCGAGGGCGGCCCGGACTGGCAGTACGGGTTCGACGGCGAACGGCTGTACGACGGCGACGCCATCACCCTGGGCAACATCACCATCAAGGCAGTACACACGCCCGGCCACACGCCGGAACACCTGTCCTTCCTGGTCACCGACGGCGCCTTCAGCGACCAGCCCGGCTACCTGCTCTCCGGCGACTTCGTGTTCTCCGGCGACCTGGGACGCCCGGACCTGCTGGACGAGGCCGCGGGCGGCATCGACACCCGCTTCGAAGGTGCCAAGCAGCTCTTCGCCAGCCTCCGGGACAAGTTCCTGACCCTGCCGGACTACGTCCAGGTCCACCCGGCCCACGGCGCCGGCAGCGCCTGCGGCAAGGCCCTCGGCGCCATCCCGTCATCCACCGTGGGTTACGAGCGGCTCTACTCCTGGTGGGGCCCCTACCTCGCCGCCAACGACGAGCAGGGCTTCATCAATGAACTCCTCGACGGCCAGCCCGATGCCCACGCCTACTTCGGCCGGATGAAACGCGAAAACCGCGAGGGACCCGCGGTGATGGGCGAACGCGCGCCGCTGGCCGAACTCGCAACCGCAACTGTTGCTGCCGGCCTGGCAGAGGACACCCTGACCTTCATCGACACCCGCCCCAACAGCGAGGTCCACGAAGGCACCGTGGCACGTTCCCTGAACGTCCCGGCCGGCAAGTCGGTGGCCAGCTACGGCGCCTGGGTGGTGAACCCGGAGACGGACAAGAACCCGCTGGTACTGCTGGCACCGGACCAGGAACAGGCCCAGGACATGTGGGACCACCTGGTGCGCGTCGGCATCGACAACGTCGCCGGCTATGTCACCAGCATCGAAGGACTCCCAGCGTCCACCCCGAGGCTTATCCAGCCCGGGGAGCTCGCGGACTTCCACGCCGCCATGGTCCTGGACGTCCGCAACAGGACCGAACACACCGCGGGGCACATCCCCGGATCACACCAGCTCAGCGGGGGCCGCGTCATGTGGCACCTGGACGAGCTGCCCGCGGAAGGCACCATCGTGACCTACTGCCAGAGCGGCGTACGGAACTCCGTCGCGGCGAGCGCGCTGCGACGGGGCGGGTACGACGTCGTCGAACTGGACGGCAGCTACGCCGGCTGGAGCGCCTGGCAGCAGCAACAGCGCACCGCGGTTCCCGCCAACTAA